AAAAACAAGAGAAAAAGCATTTGTTTTTATAGAAATTGATTCCGAAATTTGCTTTCCGAAAAAAGTATTGCTTAAAAATAAAAACTGAAATATGATTGAAAACAATCAGGCTATTGTATTATGGAAGCGTTGTCTGGCTTTCATTAAGGATAACGTGAATACGACAGCCTTTACTACATGGTTCGAGCCTATTGTCCCTATTAAATACGAAGGGAAGGCATTGACTATAGGGGTTCCGAGTCCTTTCTTTTACGAATATCTGGAAGAAAAGTACGTGGATCTCTTGCGGACCGCCCTATATAAAGAAATAGGTGAGGGTACGGAGTTGATGTATTCTATCGTAACTGATAATACCAACCACATAGACATCGAGATGAAAGGGACGGAGCGGTCGGTTGCTTTGCCCGAGGCAAAACCCGTCTATAATGGGAACAAAGCGCCAACCTTGTTGCAGGCGCCGGTAGTGCAGGATTTAGACCCGCATTTGAACCCGAACTATAATTTCGAAAACTTTATTAAGGGGACCAGTAACGAATTTTCGTTGACTGTGGCTGAGACTGTAGCTCAAAATCCTGCCCGTACTTTCAATCCGTTGTTTTTGTACGGACCATCGGGGGTAGGGAAGACCCATTTGATTAATGCTATCGGCACACGCATTAAGGAGCTGTATCCTGAAAAACGGGTGCTTTACATTTCGGCGCATTTGTTTCAGGTTCAATATACAGATTCAATACGGACTAATCATTTCAATGACTTTATTACTTTTTATCAGCAGATTGATGTCTTGATTATTGATGATATTCAGGAGTTTGCCGGTGTGACAAAAACCCAGAATACTTTTTTCCATATCTTCAATCATTTGCATCAGAATGGTAAACAGCTGATTTTGACTTCTGACCGTGCTCCGGTGATGTTGCAAGGGATAGAAGACCGTTTGTTGACCCGTTTCAAATGGGGGCTGATTGCTGAGCTGGAACGGCCCGATATTGATTTGCGTAAGAATATTTTGCGTAGTAAGATACGCCGGGACGGCTTGAATATTCCGGATGCTGTTATTAATTACATTGCCGAGAATGTAAATGAGAGTGTGCGCGAGTTGGAGGGTATTGTCAACTCTTTGCTGGTTTATTCCATTCAGCTGAAGCGTGAAATTAATTTGGATTTGGCACAGCATATTGTTCAGAAGGCGGTCCGTTGCTCCGAAATCAAACCGCTTACTGTTAATGATATCATTGAAAAGGTATGTAGCCATTACCAGCTCGATGTCTCGGTTATTCATACCAAGACTCGGAAACGCGAAGTGGTTCAGGTGCGTCAGATAGCCATGTATCTGGCTAAAAAACATACCGATGTGTCTTCCGGGAAAATTGGTCAGCTGATTGGCAATAAAGACCATGCCACGGTCTTGCATGCATGTAAAATTGTCAAGGACCAAGTGGAAGTGGACAAGGCTTTCAGGCAGGAATTGGAAAAGATTGAAGCTAGTTTGCACCAAGGATGAGTTTTTTACGAATATTTTAGTCTGAAAAAATTGCATATTTCCAAAGAAAAGCTTACTTTTGCACTCGCAATTGAGAAAAGGGGTTCCGTAGCTCAGCTGGATAGAGCAACGCCCTTCTAAGGCGTGGGTCGAGCGTTCGAATCGCTCCGGAATCACGAAGAGGGATACTTAGATACTGATATTACAGTATAAAGTATTCCTCTTTTGTTTTTGAGGATTTGAAGCTTGTTTTAAATTTTCCAATAAAGTAAGAGCCTGTTTAAATTTTCCAATAAAGTAATATTCTATCAGGTTCTTTTTCGTTTGTTTCCGGTCTGTTTTCCCGATTTTATTCGTCAGATAGCCCGCTATTCTCCTCATAAAATCAGAAAAACATCCTTGAAAGCAATTCGCAAAATAAGTTTGGGTAAAATTTAAACAGGCTCTTAAGGAAGTTAAAAGATTCTCTATGCTATATGCGCGGGCATCGGTCAGGAGGGTGTCGTATGAAATATAATAATGGTTAATGCTACATAAAAGACGGTTTATTTATGGGTTTTCGGAGGGTTTGATTTGTAAGAAACGGGAAAATGGTGTAATTTCGCTTCCGTTTTCGGTTTAGAATAAAGCGTATAAGATTTTGAAGATGGTGAAACAATTACTCCTTATTATATTAATAGGGTTTTCCAGTATCTTGAAGATGTCTGCCCAAATTTATGGGGTAGTCGTTGATGCGGGTACGGGTGAGCCTATTCCTTATTTGAATGTGTATTATGACGGGAAAGGAGTAGGTACCGTTACCAATATGGACGGGAAATACAAGATTTCTTATCATGCGGGATGGACAAAGCTGACTTTCTCTATGGTAGGGTATGAAACACAAGAGATTATCGTTTCGGCAAAGACGGGCGAACTGAATGTAAGCATGAGGGAGGTGGATCAAGTGCTGGACGAGGTAATCATACGCCCCAAGAAGGAAAAATATTCGCGCAAGAACAATCCGGCGGTGGAGATGATACGGAAAGTCATCGCATCAAAACGGAGGACAGACCTGAAACAGAAAGATTTTTATAGTTATAATAAATACCAGAAAATTACATTTGCCAAGAATAATATTACAGCCGATACTTTAGAGCAATCATGGCTGTTTAAGAAGTATCCTTTTTTCCGTGACCAGGTAGAAGAGTGCGATGTGACCGGAAAGCATATTCTTCCGCTTTCGGTAGATGAAACGGTATCCGAGCAAGTTTACCGGAAAGAGCCGCATTCGGAGAAAACGTATATCCGCGGAATGAACTCTTCGGGCGTGAATGAGCTGTTCAGCACAGGAGAGATGCTTTCTACGGTGTTGAAGGATGTGTTTCAGGATATCGATATTTATCAGGACCGCTTTCGCTTTTTGCAATATCCGTTTGACAGTCCTATATCGGAGGCTGGAATCCGTTTCTATAAATTCTATATCATGGATACCATTTATGTGGAACGGGACAAGTGTTTCCGCTTGTCGTTCGTGCCTAATAATTCGCAGGATTTCGGCTTTACGGGAAGTTTGTATATTCTGGCGGACTCTACCTATCGGGTAAAGCAGTGCCGGCTGAATCTTCCGAAGAAAACGGATATCAATTTTGTCGATAACATGATTATTGACCAAAAGTTCGGGGAGTTGTCTACAGGTGAATGGACATTGATGGAAGACGATATGCTGTGCGAGATGTCATACCTGCAGAAATTGCTAGGCTCTTTTCTGGTAAGGCGCACAACCCGGTATTTTGATTTTAACTTTGAGCCTTTGCCCGATGCCTTGTTTGATAAGAAAGGAAAGGAAATAAAGGATGTAAACGCAATGATGCGTGATAAGGAATTCTGGAGCAAGTACCGGCAAGAAGACTTAACCCAGTCGGAGAGCCGTATGGGGAATTTTGTGGATGATTTGGCAAAGATTAAGGGATTCAAGTACATCATGTTTGTGCTGAAGGCTTTTATCGAGAACTTTGTGGAGACCAGTACGCCGGACAGTAAGGTAGACATCGGGCCGATTAACACCATGATATCTTCGAATTATATTGACGGGTTGCGCTTGCGCGCTTCGGCGCAAACGACCGCCAATTTGCATCCGAACCTGTTCCTGAAAGGTTATTATGCTTATGGCTTCAAAGACCATCGGTCGAAATACATGGGTGAGGTGGAATATTCGTTTGACAAGAAAGAGTATCTGCCTCGTGAATTTCCGAAACATTCGTTGACATTCACTTATCAGTATGACAACATGCTGCCTTCGGATAAGTTTGTAAATACAGATAAAGACAATGTGTTTACCTCATTCAAAGTATGTACGGTAGACCAGTACAACTACGAGCGCAAGGCAACCATTAAGTATGAGCGTGAACGGGAATTCGGGTTCAAGACTACGGCTACTTTGCGGTATGCCAATTATGAGCCTTGCGGGAAGTTGTTTTACCGGACCATGGCAGGCGAATCCCAGTTGCAGTCTGCCTTGGAAAGCGGTGCCTTGTCGGGTATCGATTGGGTGCGTTCTCCGTTTAATACGCATGACATTACGGTGGCAGAAGCTTCGTTGGCATTCCGTTATGCTCCCGGTGAGACTTTTGTCAATACCAAGCAGCGCCGTATCCCTGTCAACTTGGATGCTCCGGTGTTTACCCTTCAGCATACGCTGGCATTGAAAGGGGTGTTGGGAGGAGATTATACATACAATGTGACCGAGGTCAGCGCGTACAAGCGTTTTTGGTTAAGCTCTTGGGGGAATATTGATGCGCATTTAAAAGGAGGCATCCAATGGAATAAAGTTCCTTTCCCTTTGCTGATTATGCCGGCCGCCAACTTATCGTATATCCTCGAAGACGAAACTTTCAACTTGATTAATAATATGGAGTTCCTGAACGACCGCTATGCTTCTCTTGAGTTGTCGTGGAATATGCAGGGCAAGTTGTTCAACCGGATTCCTTTGTTGAAGGAACTGAAATGGCGTGAGTTCTTCGGGGTAAAATGCCTGTGGGGGAAATTGACGGACAAGAACAATCCGTTTTTGGAACAGAATCGGAATGACGATGTACTGATGATGTTTCCGGGGCATTATAATGCGAACGGAGGCTATGATTATTCCAGCTATGTAATGGATCCTCATAAGCCGTACGTAGAGATTACGGTCGGCATCCATAACATCTTCAAGTTATTTCATGTGGAATACGTACGCCGGTTGACTTATAATGATTTGCCTACTGCGAACGAGTGGGGCATCCGCTTTATGATACGGACAGGATTCTAATAAAAAACGGGCAAAGTTGTTTGGATTCTAAGTTTTTTGTATTTTTGTCCTATCAGAATATTTCGAAATATGAATAAGACAGAGATTCAGAATGTGAAGTTGCGGTTTGGCATTATCGGAAATACCGAGGGGCTGAACCGTGCCATTGATATAGCCATGCAGGTCGCGCCTACAGACTTGTCGGTTTTGGTGACAGGCGAGAGCGGTGTGGGAAAAGAAAGTTTTCCTCAGATTATCCATCAGTTCAGCCGGCGGAAGCATGGACCGTATATTGCAGTGAATTGCGGTGCTATACCGGAAGGGACGATTGATTCCGAATTGTTCGGGCACGAAAAAGGAGCCTTTACCGGAGCCATCAGTGACCGGAACGGTTATTTTGCCGAAGCGGACGGAGGAACCATTTTCTTGGACGAAGTAGGAGAATTGCCTTTATCTACGCAAGCGCGTCTGTTGCGTGTATTGGAATCCGGAGAATATATAAAGGTAGGTTCATCGAAAGTGCAAAAGACCAATGTCCGTATTGTGGCTGCTACCAATGTGGACTTTTCGACGGCTATTGCTGACGGGCGTTTCCGCGAGGATTTGTATTACCGTCTGAATACGGTCCCTATCAAAGTATTGCCATTGCGCGAACGTCCGGATGATATTGTGCTGCTGTTCCGGAAATTCGCGTCAGATTTCGGCGAGAAATACCACATGCCGGCAATTCAATTGACCGAAGAGGCAAAACAGATGTTGGTGCATTATCCGTGGCCCGGAAATATCCGTCAGTTGAAAAACATTACGGAGCAGATTTCCATTTTGGAGACAAACCGTGACATTACTCCAGATATATTGCAGAACTATCTGCCTCCTCAGCCTGAATCCCGTTTGCCGGCACTGTTCGGCATGCGTCCGTCGGGCGACAAGAAAAGCTTTGAAAGCGAAAGGGAGATTTTATATCAGGTCTTGTTTGATATGCGCCGGGATGTGACGGAATTGAAGAAACTGGTTCATGATATTATGGCAGAGCGGTCGGGAACTCCGGTCAGTCATCCTTCGGATACAACGGTGCATTACTTGCAAAATATGGTGAATGTAGTTCCGGAATCTCCGGTAGTGGTTAATCCGGTGTCTGCGGTTAGTGCTCCTCCGGTACATGCCGCTTCTGTTGAAGAACCGGAAGTGCAGGAACCGGAAGAATATGTAGAAGAAAACTTGTCTTTGGACGAAGTGGAGAGGAATATGATTCGCAAAGCATTGGAACGTCATCATGGAAAGCGGAAAAATGCGGCTATTGATTTAAAGATATCTGAGCGTACGCTTTATCGAAAAATAAAAGAATATGGGCTTGAATAAGAAGTATTGTAAATTTATCAGTTTGTGTGCAGGTTTTGCGTGTGTGTTGGCGGCGTGTTCTATTTCATATAAATTTAATGGAGCGTCTATTAACTATGATAAGGTAAAGACCATTTCATTTGAGAATTTCCCGAACCGTTCGGCTGCTTTCGTGTGGGGCCCGATGGAGTCGATGTTCAATACTGCGTTGCAGGATATTTATATGCGGCAGACCCGTTTGAAACAAACTCGTCAGGGAGGAGACTTGGAACTGTCGGGTGAAATTACGAACTATGACGCATATAATAAAGGTGTAGGATCGGACGGTTATTCTACCATGGCAGAATTAAGAATGACGGTCAATGTGCGTTTTGTAAACAATACGAACCATGCGGAAGATTTCGAGCAGCAGTTTTCCGCGAGCCGTGAGTATGACGCCAGCCAGCAGCTTTCTTCGGTGCAGGAAGGGTTGGTCGATGAAATGATTGATGAAATCGTGGACCAAATTTTTAACGCGACCGTTGCAAATTGGTAATTGGGAATATGCAATGATAAAGTGTGTGTGCGGAATTAATTGATATTTCACCACAGAGGAAGCAGGGCATCACAGAGGAAAATTAAAAACTTTGTGTCCCTCTGTGCCCTCCGTGGTGAATCTTTGTTAGATAGATTAATTATGAGCAGTTACTTACAACAACGTTTACAACAATGGATTCAGTATCCTGAAGAATTATCGGCAGACAGCTTGTGCGACTTGCGGGAGTTGTTGGCGCGTTATCCTTATTTTCAGACTGCTCGTTTGCTTTACCTGAAGAATTTGTATGTGCTGGGTGATGCGTCTTTTAAATCGGAACTGCAGAAAAGTGCGCTTTACATCGCCGATTTGAGTGTGCTTTTTTATTTCATTGAAAGTGGACGCTTGGCAGTCGGCAAGCATCGTGAAGAGCAGCGGGAAGAAGCGGAGAAGGCAGGCGGTCCGGACAGGACGTTGGATTTGATAGACCGTTTCTTGTCGGAGCTGCCGGAACAATTGGGAGACGATTTGCCTTTACCTCTTGAAACGAATGTGGATTATGTATCTGTTTTGATGCGCGAAGAAGCAGAACTGGAAAAAACGGCTCCATTGAAAGGGCAGGAACTGATAGACCGGTTTATCGAACATTCGCACGAAGGGGGAGAAGAATGTTTGCAGGGCGGAGAGGAAAATACAGAAGATGTGGAGGAACAATCGGAAGCGTTAGAAGAACCGGACTCTGATGAGCAGTATTTCACTGAAACTTTGGCTAAAATTTATGTCAAGCAGCACCGTTATGAGAAGGCTCTTGAAATTATTAAAAAATTAAATTTGAAATATCCAAAAAAAAATGCTTACTTTGCAGACCAAATAAGATTTTTGGAAAAACTGATTATTAACGCTAAATCAAAATAAGGAAAAATGTTTTATTATTTATTAGTTGGATTGATTGTGTTGGCATCTGTATTGATGTGTTTTGTTGTATTGATACAGAATTCAAAAGGAGGCGGGCTTGCTTCCAGTTTTGCCGCTTCAAATCAGATTATGGGTGTGCGTAAGACTACCGATTTCATAGAGAAACTTACATGGGGATTGGCTGTGTTCATGGTAGTAGTCAGTATCGCTGCAGCTTACGTGATTCCGAGTGCAGTAGAAGGTTCTTCAGTGATTATGGATCAGGCTGTAGAAGAACAGAAGACGAATCCGCTGAATGCTCCGGAAGGCTTTGCCGCTCCCCAGCAGAATGCGGCTGAACAGGAAACGGTTCCTGCGGCAAGTGATTCGGCTGCCCGCTAAGAGTTATTTCTAAAGTCTTTAAGAGAGGCTTTTTGATAGAATGCATAAGAGGATGTGTCAGTTTTGGCATATCCTCTTATTTTTTCAGTTGCTTTCCAAGGTACACGCAACTATCAGCATCGGGCTACGCATATATGTCCGGGGGGGGAAATGCACATAAATGAGTATGCCCTCGGAAAGAGTTACGGCGTTACAATTGTAACGGGTAGCTGTCTTTTCCTGATGGCACAGGCACCTGTACTGAAAAGGTACTCTCTATCTTAATTTTTCTTAATGCATGCAGTATTCGGCTTTTTTCTTTCTTTATTAATTGAAACGATAAAAAGAAACGCTTATGAAAAAGATAATGAAATGCGGATTATGGGTCTGTGCTTTGGTATTGGGTCTGTTTCAGGCTTCGTGTGATGACGGAGACGGGTATTCAATCGGTGATATAGCATACGATTGGGTGACGGTGCATGTACAGAGCGACGGTGTGTATACATTTACAGGAGATACTTGGGGAACGATGTTTCCTGCGGCATCGGTTGTTTGGGGATACCGTTTGTCCGAAGGTACCCGTG
The Phocaeicola salanitronis DSM 18170 genome window above contains:
- the dnaA gene encoding chromosomal replication initiator protein DnaA is translated as MIENNQAIVLWKRCLAFIKDNVNTTAFTTWFEPIVPIKYEGKALTIGVPSPFFYEYLEEKYVDLLRTALYKEIGEGTELMYSIVTDNTNHIDIEMKGTERSVALPEAKPVYNGNKAPTLLQAPVVQDLDPHLNPNYNFENFIKGTSNEFSLTVAETVAQNPARTFNPLFLYGPSGVGKTHLINAIGTRIKELYPEKRVLYISAHLFQVQYTDSIRTNHFNDFITFYQQIDVLIIDDIQEFAGVTKTQNTFFHIFNHLHQNGKQLILTSDRAPVMLQGIEDRLLTRFKWGLIAELERPDIDLRKNILRSKIRRDGLNIPDAVINYIAENVNESVRELEGIVNSLLVYSIQLKREINLDLAQHIVQKAVRCSEIKPLTVNDIIEKVCSHYQLDVSVIHTKTRKREVVQVRQIAMYLAKKHTDVSSGKIGQLIGNKDHATVLHACKIVKDQVEVDKAFRQELEKIEASLHQG
- a CDS encoding DUF5686 and carboxypeptidase-like regulatory domain-containing protein; translation: MVKQLLLIILIGFSSILKMSAQIYGVVVDAGTGEPIPYLNVYYDGKGVGTVTNMDGKYKISYHAGWTKLTFSMVGYETQEIIVSAKTGELNVSMREVDQVLDEVIIRPKKEKYSRKNNPAVEMIRKVIASKRRTDLKQKDFYSYNKYQKITFAKNNITADTLEQSWLFKKYPFFRDQVEECDVTGKHILPLSVDETVSEQVYRKEPHSEKTYIRGMNSSGVNELFSTGEMLSTVLKDVFQDIDIYQDRFRFLQYPFDSPISEAGIRFYKFYIMDTIYVERDKCFRLSFVPNNSQDFGFTGSLYILADSTYRVKQCRLNLPKKTDINFVDNMIIDQKFGELSTGEWTLMEDDMLCEMSYLQKLLGSFLVRRTTRYFDFNFEPLPDALFDKKGKEIKDVNAMMRDKEFWSKYRQEDLTQSESRMGNFVDDLAKIKGFKYIMFVLKAFIENFVETSTPDSKVDIGPINTMISSNYIDGLRLRASAQTTANLHPNLFLKGYYAYGFKDHRSKYMGEVEYSFDKKEYLPREFPKHSLTFTYQYDNMLPSDKFVNTDKDNVFTSFKVCTVDQYNYERKATIKYEREREFGFKTTATLRYANYEPCGKLFYRTMAGESQLQSALESGALSGIDWVRSPFNTHDITVAEASLAFRYAPGETFVNTKQRRIPVNLDAPVFTLQHTLALKGVLGGDYTYNVTEVSAYKRFWLSSWGNIDAHLKGGIQWNKVPFPLLIMPAANLSYILEDETFNLINNMEFLNDRYASLELSWNMQGKLFNRIPLLKELKWREFFGVKCLWGKLTDKNNPFLEQNRNDDVLMMFPGHYNANGGYDYSSYVMDPHKPYVEITVGIHNIFKLFHVEYVRRLTYNDLPTANEWGIRFMIRTGF
- a CDS encoding sigma-54 interaction domain-containing protein is translated as MNKTEIQNVKLRFGIIGNTEGLNRAIDIAMQVAPTDLSVLVTGESGVGKESFPQIIHQFSRRKHGPYIAVNCGAIPEGTIDSELFGHEKGAFTGAISDRNGYFAEADGGTIFLDEVGELPLSTQARLLRVLESGEYIKVGSSKVQKTNVRIVAATNVDFSTAIADGRFREDLYYRLNTVPIKVLPLRERPDDIVLLFRKFASDFGEKYHMPAIQLTEEAKQMLVHYPWPGNIRQLKNITEQISILETNRDITPDILQNYLPPQPESRLPALFGMRPSGDKKSFESEREILYQVLFDMRRDVTELKKLVHDIMAERSGTPVSHPSDTTVHYLQNMVNVVPESPVVVNPVSAVSAPPVHAASVEEPEVQEPEEYVEENLSLDEVERNMIRKALERHHGKRKNAAIDLKISERTLYRKIKEYGLE
- a CDS encoding LptE family protein, giving the protein MGLNKKYCKFISLCAGFACVLAACSISYKFNGASINYDKVKTISFENFPNRSAAFVWGPMESMFNTALQDIYMRQTRLKQTRQGGDLELSGEITNYDAYNKGVGSDGYSTMAELRMTVNVRFVNNTNHAEDFEQQFSASREYDASQQLSSVQEGLVDEMIDEIVDQIFNATVANW
- the secG gene encoding preprotein translocase subunit SecG — its product is MFYYLLVGLIVLASVLMCFVVLIQNSKGGGLASSFAASNQIMGVRKTTDFIEKLTWGLAVFMVVVSIAAAYVIPSAVEGSSVIMDQAVEEQKTNPLNAPEGFAAPQQNAAEQETVPAASDSAAR